A region from the Canis lupus familiaris isolate Mischka breed German Shepherd chromosome 3, alternate assembly UU_Cfam_GSD_1.0, whole genome shotgun sequence genome encodes:
- the BLOC1S4 gene encoding biogenesis of lysosome-related organelles complex 1 subunit 4 produces MEGGPAGRASPREGPGEEEAELQGAAWSGDSGNVSQSHSSASGPWEDEGPEPGAPGRDLPLLRRAAAGYAACLLPGAGARPEVEALDASLEDLLTRVDEFVGMLDMLRGDSSHVVSEGVPRIYAKATEMRQVYSKIDRLEAFVAMIGASVARMEEQVARAEAELGAFPSAFRKLLHTIAVPSFFHKASSGRPQPGAYEPPVLFRTEDHFPCCSERPQV; encoded by the coding sequence ATGGAGGGTGGTCCCGCCGGTCGGGCGTCGCCGCGCGAGGGGCCGGGCGAGGAGGAGGCCGAGCTCCAGGGAGCTGCCTGGAGCGGGGACAGCGGCAACGTGTCCCAGAGCCACAGCAGCGCTTCGGGGCCGTGGGAGGACGAGGGCCCCGAGCCGGGCGCGCCCGGCCGCGACCTGCCGCTGCTGCGCCGCGCCGCCGCGGGCTACGCCGCCTGCCTGCTTCCCGGAGCCGGGGCGCGGCCCGAGGTCGAGGCCCTGGACGCCAGCCTGGAGGACCTGCTCACCAGGGTGGACGAGTTCGTGGGCATGCTGGACATGCTGCGCGGGGACTCGTCCCACGTGGTCAGCGAGGGCGTGCCTCGCATCTACGCCAAGGCCACGGAGATGCGGCAGGTGTACAGCAAGATCGACCGGCTGGAGGCCTTCGTGGCGATGATCGGCGCCAGCGTGGCCAGGATGGAGGAGCAGGTGGCCCGGGCGGAGGCCGAGCTGGGCGCTTTCCCCAGCGCCTTCCGGAAGCTGCTGCACACGATCGCCGTGCCCTCCTTCTTCCACAAGGCGTCCTCCGGCAGGCCCCAACCGGGCGCCTACGAACCGCCCGTCCTGTTCCGGACCGAAGACCACTTCCCCTGCTGCAGCGAGAGACCTCAGGTCTGA